CGCTCGTCCTGCTGATGGGCGTCGGCGCGTTCCTCACCTGGGCGGTCGCCACCTTCACCCTCGCCCCCGCCACCCGCGTCGTGCTCGGCGGCCTCGGCGCGGCGGCGCTCGCCGCGCTCGGCGAACGACTCCGCCGGCGCGAGGGGGCGCGACGCTTCGGCGAGGTGCTGCTTGCCCTCGCGCTCGCCGTCGTACACGTCGACGCGTGGGCCGCGGGCCCGTACCTGCACCTGGTGAGCGCCGAAGCGGCGCTCGGCGTCGCGGCGGCCGCGTCGGCGGCGCTGACCGCGCCCGCGTGGCGCGCCGGGCAGCAGTCGCTGTTCGTCGTCGGCGTCGGCGGCGCACTGCTCGCCCCGTTCGTGAGCGGGGCGGGGGACGCCCACCCGCTCGTGCGCCCGGTTTACGGCTGGCTCGTGCTCACCACGGGACTCGCCGCCCTCGTGCACGGAAGCGACGCGCGCCGCCCGTGGCGCGCCGCGGCCCGCCTGCTCGCCGCCGGGACCGCGGGCTACGCGCTCGCACAGTTCGATGTCGGCGCGGGGCGGTGGTGCGGACGGGCGCGGGGCGGGCTGTTTCAGCTTCCGGTGTTGGCGCGCGACGTGCCGCCCGCGTTCGCACTCGCCTGCGCGGCCGGGCCACTGGCCGTGCTGCTCTGGCGGGCGCGCGATCGGCGGAACACGCCGGGCGCGACGGACGCGCTACTCGTCCAGCTCGTCCTGGCCGAACTCACCACCGCGACCGTCGTGCTCTGGGCGGCCGCGGGGGCGACGGCCGGCGAGACGCGCTCGCTCATCGGCTACGCCGTGGTCGCGACACTCGCGGCCCAGGCTGTGGCGGCCCTCCCCGCCGCGGCACGCGCGGGGAACGCCGCGTGGTCGGACGAGCGACGGCGCCGGTGGGCTCAACTGCGGATGTCCCCGCTCGTCCTCGCCGGGCTCGCCCTGCCGCTCGCCACGCTCGGCGCCGCACTCACGGCACTCGGCGGGGGCGCGCGGCCCGCGGCGGCCGCAATCGCGGCGCTGTGGAGCGGGCTCTCCGCGACGGCCGTCGTCGTCGCGTGGCACGGCTCGCGCACGGACGGCCCCGACCCGCGGCTCGGGCCGCACCTCGCCGCGGCGGGGCTCGCGAGCGCCCTCATCGCGATCGTCTGGACCAACATCCACGACGCCCTCCGTCTCGCGCTCCTCGGCGGGCACGCCGCGCTGACCGCGGCGGTGTTCGCGCGCGTGCCCGGGCGGAGCGCCGTGACCGGCGTCGACGCGCGCCCGCTGCTCGCCCTCGCGCCGCCGCTCGTCGTACTCGCAGGCGCGACGGTGTGGGACGCGGCGCTCCTCGCGGACCGGCCGGCGTTCGCTTACCGGCCGTTCCTCACCGCGCCGTCGGCCGGTGCGGCGGCGGTCGTGGGTGGGTGGGCCGTGTGCGCGGCCGTGGTCTGGCGCGCGGGTGACGACCTGCTGCCGCGCGCCGAACGGGCGGCGGTGGTGGCCGTCGCGGCAGGCGTCGCGCTGCTCTGGGGACGGCAGGAGCTCGCGGGCGCGGTGGCGCCCGACATGGCAACGTTCCTGCTCGTCGGCTACTTCGCGGTCGCTGGCGTGGCCACGCTGGCGCTCGGCCGCGCCCGAAGGATCGCGGCGGCGCGGCAAGCGGGGCTCGCGCTCGCGCTCTACGCGGCGCTCAAGGCGCTCGTCGAAGTGTCGCAGCTCGACGCGGTCGCGCTCCGGGTCGGGAGTTATCTGCTGGTCGGGGGATTCCTGCTCGGGGTGGGATACTGGTACCGGGGAGGCGAAGTCTCGACGGGATGAGCGGGGCGGGGCTGGCGAGGCGGGGCGGGGCGACACCCGCGGCGCCCGTGACGCGGGGCGGCAGCGGCGGCCGGGTCGGGCACCGCCGCGGGGAGCTGCCCGGCTCCTGTCGTCCAGTCAGCCGCCGGTCCCGTCCCGTGGCTCCGCCTCGGTCTTCGGCCCCGCGGTGTTCGGAACCGCCCCACGACCGATCCGCAAGCGCTTATCTGGCACGCTCCCCCACCCACGCCCCATTCGTCGCTTCGCCCGTCCCGCCTTACCCGTCGCCCGTCCCGCCGCGCTACTCCGCGATCGCCCTCTTCGCCTCCTCCAACTGCAGGAGAACGGCCTTCGGTCCCGTCCCCCCTCTGACTTCCCTCTGCGCCACACTCGCCTCCGCCGCGAGCGCCCCCTCCGCGCCCGCGAGCGCCGGGTGCTCCGCCACCATCCGTTCCGCCCCCAGATCGTCCAGCTCCACCCCCTGTTCCTCCGCCGCCCGCACGAGCGCCCCGACCGCCGCGTGCGCCTCGCGGAACGTCGCGCCCCCTCGCACCATGTGGTCGGCGAGGTCGGTCGCCATCATCGCCGGCGTCACCGCCGCGCGCAGGCGCGCCTCGTCGAACGTCAGCTCGGCGACCGTCCCCGCGACCGCGGGCAGCACGAGGAGCGCGAGGTCGACGGCGTCGAACAGCGCGCGCTTGTCGTCCTGCAGGTCCTTGTTGTACCCGCTCGGCAGGCCCTTGAGGGTGCCTAACATGGCGACGAGGTCGCCGAGGGAGCGCGCGGCCGCGCCGCGGGCGAGCTCCAGCGCGTCGGGGTTCCGCTTCTGCGGCATCATGCTCGACCCGGTCGAGAAGCCGTCGCCGAAGCGCACGAAGCCGAACTCGCTCGAGCCGAAGAGGATCAGGTCCTCCGCGAGCCGCGACAGGTGCGCGCCCATGAGGGCGAGCGCGAAGAGGAACTCGGCCACGAAGTCGCGGTCGCCGACGGCGTCGATGCTGTTCTCGCTGACGGCGTCGAAGCCGAGCGCGCGGCGGAGCGACTCGCGCGGGACCGGGAACGCGGAGCCGGCGACCGCGCCGGAGCCTAACGGCATCGTCGACGCGCCGCGGGCCGCGGCCGCGAGGCGCCGCCGGTCGCGCGCGAGCGGCCAGACGTGCGAGAGGAGCCAGTGCGCCGCCGACACGGGCTGCGCGCGCTGCAGGTGCGTGTAGGCGGGCATGAGCGCGTGCCGCAGCCCCTCCGCGCGCGCGACGAGGACGGCCTGCAGGTCGCGCGCGGCGGCGTCGACCTCGCGGCAGGCCTCGAGCGCCCAGAGCCGCGTCGCGGTCGCGACCTGGTCGTTGCGGCTGCGGCCGGTGTGCAGCTTGCCGGCCGCGGGCGCGCCGCCTAACGCCTCGTGCAGCAGCCGGTCGACGAAGGTGTGGACGTCCTCGTCCGCCGCGGTCGGCGGCTCCCCGGCCGCGATGCGCGCGGCGACGCGGTCCAGCCCGGCGACGATCTGGTCGCGCTCCTCGGCCGTGAGCACTCCGCCCTCGGCGAGCGCGGCGGCCCACGCCTGTGAGAGGCGGACGTCGTGCGGCCAGAGG
The Gemmatimonadetes bacterium T265 genome window above contains:
- the argH gene encoding argininosuccinate lyase; the protein is MTPPATHKLWGGRFAGGPSPLLDAINRSIGVDLRLWPHDVRLSQAWAAALAEGGVLTAEERDQIVAGLDRVAARIAAGEPPTAADEDVHTFVDRLLHEALGGAPAAGKLHTGRSRNDQVATATRLWALEACREVDAAARDLQAVLVARAEGLRHALMPAYTHLQRAQPVSAAHWLLSHVWPLARDRRRLAAAARGASTMPLGSGAVAGSAFPVPRESLRRALGFDAVSENSIDAVGDRDFVAEFLFALALMGAHLSRLAEDLILFGSSEFGFVRFGDGFSTGSSMMPQKRNPDALELARGAAARSLGDLVAMLGTLKGLPSGYNKDLQDDKRALFDAVDLALLVLPAVAGTVAELTFDEARLRAAVTPAMMATDLADHMVRGGATFREAHAAVGALVRAAEEQGVELDDLGAERMVAEHPALAGAEGALAAEASVAQREVRGGTGPKAVLLQLEEAKRAIAE